One genomic segment of Besnoitia besnoiti strain Bb-Ger1 chromosome VII, whole genome shotgun sequence includes these proteins:
- a CDS encoding hypothetical protein (encoded by transcript BESB_079790) yields MTEILFRLTTLQTPAAPTSRLAKLAYCLLALLNCILFGIGMIVIGIFETDATDILIGILQLILPLVGWIWAVVWGVIMITKAVLTQPE; encoded by the coding sequence ATGACAGAGATACTCTTCCGCTTGACAACTCTCCAAACTCCAGCTGCTCCCACGTCTAGGCTTGCGAAACTGGCTTACTGCCTGCTGGCCCTGCTGAACTGCATCCTTTTCGGAATTGGCATGATCGTCATTGGCATTTTTGAGACCGACGCTACAGATATTTTAATCGGTATCCTTCAGCTGATTCTCCCGCTTGTTGGCTGGATCTGGGCCGTCGTCTGGGGAGTCATCATGATCACCAAAGCTGTCCTGACGCAGCCGGAATGA